The following DNA comes from Deltaproteobacteria bacterium.
TATAAACTTTTTGTAACTATCCCTTTCTCCTTCTTCAAAAATCTGAATAACGTTTTAGCAACTTGAGGTAAAAATACTTATCGATCATTATCGAGGAAAACATTCTCTCTGTTGTTTCCTCTTTGAAGATGTGATGGGGATATCCATATCCAACTATTCTTGCGATACTTGGCATGGTCGATTTATATCATATCAATCTGTTGCTGTCAATTAATTGGGATGTGTCCCTATTAAATGGAGACTGATACGAAAGATCCCCGTGTGATCAGGACGCTGGGGCAGCTTGGCAAGGTAATAAAACACCGAATGCTCAATGAGGATTACCTGATGTTGAGGAAGCTGAATAAACTTTACGATGATACCGATGTGGAGATAACACGGGCCAGATGCAAGATCAACCGCCTGCTGGTAGAACTCTTTTGTGACTATACCTTCAAGAAGGATTTTTTATACGACACTTCAGGCAGAGCCCTCATAAAACACTTTGCTTGCAATCCTTACCGGATAGTAGACGCAGGCTATGAAGAGTTCAGCCTTACTATGAAAAAGGCAGTTCCAAGGATAAGGCAGGAGACCTTAAGACGGCTCTGGTGTGATGCTTCAAGCTCAGTCCTTAATGAACTTCCCAATGGCTACATAGAGGTACTGGAGATACAGCTTCATCAGTTGATAAGAGATTATGATGAGCAGATAGGGCGCAAAAAGCGGCTTAAAGTGAAGATGCAGGAGATACTGGATCGTTTAAGGGAGAAAGACCCTAACATTCCGCCACCTACACCTAATGTAATATCTGAGACTAACCTGGCGAGGCTTTTGGGAGAGACGGGGCCACTGGGTGACTTTTTACACTGGCGGCAGTTGATGCGCTACGGTGGCCTCAATATCTGTGAAAGGAAGAGTGGAAAATATCAGGGACAAAGCAAGATTACGAAGAAGGGGCGCCCCCTTCTAAGGAAGCTATTGAATATCATCATTTTGCCCCTCGTCAGAAGGAATCATCTCTACGGAGAGTATTATCATGCTAAAAAAGACGTAGACAAGATGGTGGGGACAAAGGCCATGACTGTAGTATCGAGGAACTTTCTGAAGAAGTTTTACGGTTGGTATAAATCAGGGGAAGCATTTGATATGGAGCGGTTTTTTACCTGTGAAACCGAGTATCGGATGGCGGCATAAAAAGCTTTAACTTTCAAGGAGAATAGAAAAGAGAAAATGTAATTAACAAGTCCGGCAGCTTCCGGCCCTAAAGATGACCGCCACTCGCTTGTGGCCCTCAAGGGACCATCAGGTTCACAGTAAGTCACTTGGGGCCGGGAGTTCCTGACATGGCCTATAAAGTATGGATGTCCTGCAAATAAAGCAAGGACCGAACTTTGGTAGTATTGCCAGTTGAGGAACGGATGCTGAAGGACTTTGAAAGGATTTGAATATCGAAAAACAGGAGAAGTGAAAAGACAGTCTAAATTTTTTTTATTGACTTCATTCGCCTAAAGGTAATGACTGGTTAGCTCTAATGTTTATATGTATCGATATCAATAAATGCACCAACTTCTCCCAAAAACTCTACTGTATCAAGCTCAAAGCCTATGGTTGGAGTAGAGTGCTCATCATTTGCCGAGAACCATAAAACAACTTCAAGCCTTGGAGAAACATTGAAGCGCTCCTTGGCTTGTATAATGAGATGCTTCACTGGCTTTAGTTTATTAACTATCTCCGAAGCCATTTCAAATACATCGATACATTCATTGACGACGTTGTTCGTGGAAAGCTCCCATGTACTCATTTTAGGAATTTCCCCAGGAACCTTTGATCCTTTACGTATTATCGAAGTTGGCTCTATTCCTAAAAATTTCGTCAATTGGTCAGGATCAAAACCGTCACCATCTAGTGCGAAATATACCCTTCCTTCGTTCGTTTCCAATAAGTACTCCTCTGCGAGCTAACCAGTTAGTCTAAAGTTTTTACGTACTCTAACAGACAAAATATCAATTTGCAAATAATGTTGATGATTTTTTTTAAATTCCATAATATAATCAACAGTCTCTTTTATGCATAACTACTAGAAGCAGTATATATGAAGTTTTATTAATATCACTCAAAATGAATATACCAACAGATATTAGAGCAAAATTCGATGCTATTTTGCACAAAAAACAATTGCCCATAAAAAGCCGTAATCTTTATAGAAAATGGCTCAGCTATTATCTTGATTTCTGTAAAAAATATAATTACAAAGCACTGGATAAAGAAAGTCTTCTCCCTTTTATAGAGAAACTGAAGGAAA
Coding sequences within:
- a CDS encoding DUF4279 domain-containing protein, whose product is METNEGRVYFALDGDGFDPDQLTKFLGIEPTSIIRKGSKVPGEIPKMSTWELSTNNVVNECIDVFEMASEIVNKLKPVKHLIIQAKERFNVSPRLEVVLWFSANDEHSTPTIGFELDTVEFLGEVGAFIDIDTYKH
- a CDS encoding IS110 family transposase: METDTKDPRVIRTLGQLGKVIKHRMLNEDYLMLRKLNKLYDDTDVEITRARCKINRLLVELFCDYTFKKDFLYDTSGRALIKHFACNPYRIVDAGYEEFSLTMKKAVPRIRQETLRRLWCDASSSVLNELPNGYIEVLEIQLHQLIRDYDEQIGRKKRLKVKMQEILDRLREKDPNIPPPTPNVISETNLARLLGETGPLGDFLHWRQLMRYGGLNICERKSGKYQGQSKITKKGRPLLRKLLNIIILPLVRRNHLYGEYYHAKKDVDKMVGTKAMTVVSRNFLKKFYGWYKSGEAFDMERFFTCETEYRMAA